The following is a genomic window from Hymenobacter chitinivorans DSM 11115.
GCATTCTGCACGGCGACCTGTACGCCCACAATATCCTAACGACCCCTGCCGGCGAAGCTCTTCTCAGCGACTTCGGGGCCGCCAGCTTCTTCGATTCCGCCACGGCTTCGGCCCCCGCGTTGCAGCGCCTGGAAGTGCGGGCCTTTGGCTGTTTGCTGGCAGAGCTGCTGGCTCATTGCGAGACTGCCGAGCCGCTTACCGAGGCTTTGCAAGCGCTACGGCATCTGCAGCAGCGGTGTGCTAGTCCGCAGGTGGCAGCCCGGCCGCTGTTTGCCGAAATTCAGCGGGAGCTGGCGGCGTTGGAGTAGAGCAGGAGCCCTTGCGGGCAAAATGCTCCGGTTGGCCTTGACTTTCCGCGGCCGGCTTGCCTTATCTTTGTGTTTATGAATGCTCCCCTGTTTCACATCGGCCAGCCGGTGGTCTGCACCAACGACGACTTCACTTTGCTGCTGGTCCAGAACCCGGCCATCCAGACGCCCAAGCGCGGGCCCATCTACACCGTGCGCAGCCTCTTCGACACCCACCGCGGGTTTGGCATCACGCTCGAGGAAATCAACAACGCGGGCGTGGCGCCGGGCTTTCCGGAGGCCAACTTCCACGAGAGCCGCTTTGCCGCCGTGCCCCCGGTGGAAGAGCTGGATCTGGCCGAGCTCATGGCCGAGGAAGTAACGGCGTAAAGCTGGGCCGGGAGCCCGGCCGTGGGAACAATCAGCAGGCTGGTATGCGTATAGAATAGGCCCGCGCAGCAAACCAGCGGTTGATTGTATGAAGATTCCCGGCTTGAAAATGCGTCCTCCCCGGGACGGTTCTCCCCAAGACAACTACAGCAAATGGGGCTGGTACGCCATGGCAGTTATAGCCCTGATCTGGATTGTTTATAACCTGATGGACGGCAAATAAGCGGCCCGGCCCACTTGCTGCCTCCTGCTACCCGCCCGGCCGTGGCGCGAAAAGTCGTGCAACCCGCCCGGGAGGCCCGGCTTTTTTGCTTTGCGGCCACCCGCAACCAGGGCTCGGGAAATTATTTTTAGTTGCGCTGTAACCTTCCGCCCGGGCCGCAGTGTCTCCGCCCACTACTGCCCGCCTTCACTGCCGCCCAACCCTGAGCGGGACCCGGCCTTGTACTACCTGCTGTCCCCGCCTGCACCGCGCCGATTTTCGGCTGCCGGGCTCCGCCTGGCCCTTGCTGTTCGCGCCCTTATTCTGCCAAAACCCTTTAGTTATGCCCTGTACTGCTACACTGCGCCGTCTGCTGCTCGGTTTGTGCGTTCTGCTCACCCTTCCGGCCCGGGCCCAGACCACTCCGGGCGCCACGCCCATAGCGGCCACGGCCGCGCCCAAAAAGCAGCTCCAGGCCCAGCGCATCACCGAAGTCATCAAGCTCGACGGGGTGCTGGACGAGGCCGTGTGGCAGCAGGCCCCGGTGGCTACCGATTTTGTGCAGCAGCGGCCTAACCCCGGCGTGCCCGAGCGCCACAAAACCGAGGTGCGGGTCCTCTACGACGATGCCAACCTCTACGTGGGAGCCATCATGCACGACATTTCGCCCGACTCCATTCTGCGGGAAATGACGGCCCGGGACCAGTTTGGCAACTCCGACCTGTTCAGCATTTTCCTCGACACCTACCACGACCAGCTCAACGGCTATAACTTCACCGTGACGCCCGCCGGCGTGCAGCTCGACGCCCGCTACTCGCCCGCCGGGGGCGAGGACTTCAACTGGAACGCCGTCTGGGATGCCCGCACCACCCAGCGCGGCACCGACTGGGTGGCCGAAATGCGGATTCCCTACTCGGCCATCCGCTTCAGCAAGGCGCCCGAGCAGCTCTGGGGGCTCAACTTTGCCCGGCAGCGCAAGCGCGACAACGCCCAATACTTCTGGAACGAAGTCAAACCCGCCGTCAATGGCTTCGTGAACCAGTGGGGCGAGCTGCGCGGCATCCGGGACGTGCAGCCCCCGCTGCGCTTGTCTTTGACGCCCTACATTTCGGGCTACGTAAACCACAACCCCTTGAATGCCGAGGGCACGCGCCGCACCACGACCAGCTTCAACGGCGGGGCCGACATTAAGTGGGGCATCAACGAGAGCTTCACCCTGGACGCCACCTTGGTGCCCGACTTCGGGCAGGTGCAGAGCGACAACCAGGTGCTGAACTTGTCCCCGTTTGAGGTGCAGTTTGCCGAAAACCGGCAGTTCTTTACCGAGGGCACCGAGCTCTTCAGCAAAGGCAACCTGTTCTACTCCCGCCGGGTGGGGGCCACGCCCATCGGCTTCTATGACGTAGAGGCCGGCGCCAACGAGAAAATCGTGCGCAACCCCGCGGAAAGCCAGCTGCTGAACGCCACCAAGGTATCGGGCCGCACGAGCAAGGGGCTGGGCGTGGGCGTGTTCAACGCCGTGTCCAGGGAGATGCACGCCACCATTCGCAACACCGAGACGGGGCAGGAGCGGGAAGTAATGACCCAGCCGCTGAGCAACTACAGCATTGCCGTGCTCGACCAAAGCCTGAAAAACAACTCCTACGTCTCGCTCATCAACACCAACGTAACCCGGGCCGGCCGCACCTACGACGCCAACGTGACGGGCGGCCTGTTTCGCTTCAACGACCAGAAAAACGCTTACGCCCTCGACGGCAGCGTGGTGTACTCGCGGCGGCGCGGGCAGGGGTTTGGCAACGATGAGCCCATCAACGACCAGGACGGCTACAAGTACACGGTGGGCGTGGGCAAAATCAGCGGCAACTTCACCTGGGACCTGAACCACCGCATCGAGTCGGACTCCTACAACCCCAACGACCTGGGCATTCTGTTCGGCAACAACAATATTACCCAGTCGGCCAGCGTGGCGTACCGCAAGTACCAGCCGTTCTGGAAAGTGAACAACATGGCCTTTTTCGGGCAGATTGGCCATTCGCTGCTCTACAAACCGACGCGTTACCAGAGCCTGTATTTCTACAACGGCTTCAACACGACCTTTACCAAGAGCTTTCTGCAAATCGGCTACGACCTGCAGTACAACGCCAAAACCCACGACTTTTTCGAGCCCCGGACCGAGCGGCTGGGCGAGTACTTCGTGCGGGTGCCGGCCTACACCGATTTTGTAGCTTTCGTCAATTCTGACACCCGCAAGCAGTTTTCCTACGGCCTCAATGCCGGCGTGCAGTACTACGCCCAGGATGGCGGGCAGCCTGGGCGGCCGCGGCGCACCCGCTACAGCTTCGGGGCCTACCCGCGCTACCGCGTCAACAACCACCTGACCTTCCGCTACAGCCTCGACTGGAGCCAGAACCACAACCAGATTGGCTACGTCAACGGCGGGCTGAGTGACGATGAGCCGCTGGACCAGCCGTTTCGGGGCCAGATTCTGCTGGGCCGCCGCGACGTGAGCACCGTCTCCAACGTGCTGTCGGTGGCTTACACGTTCACCAACCGCATGTCGTTTACGCTGCGCACCCGGCACTACACCAGCACCGTGCGCTACCAGGATTTCACCACCCTGCAGCCCGGCGGCCCGGAAACGCCGGCTGATTACCAGCGCCGCCGCGACAACACCTACAACGCCTTCAACGTGGACGCGGTGTATTCCTGGTGGTTTGCGCCCGGCTCCCAGATCAGCGTGGTCTGGAAAAATGCCAACAGCCCCAACATCCAGGCCAACGAGTTTACCCCGCTTTACTTCCGCAACCTGACCAACACCATCAACACGCCCCACAATAATTCCCTCTCGGTGAAGGTGCTGTATTATCTGGATTACCTGGCCTTCCGCAAGCGCCGAGCTTAGGATGAATGAGTGAATGAGTGAATGAGTGAGTTGTGCGGGCGTCCTTCAATGTCACCTGTCATCCCGAACGGAGCAAAGCGGAGTGAAGGACCTGCCTCCCCTTGGCGACAAGCCCGAGTAAATGAGTAAAGCCCTTTGCTGCGTGTTGGTAAAGGGCTTTACTCATTGGGTCAATCTTCGGTGAGCTAGGGGAGGAAGGTCTTTCACTGCGTTCAGGATGACAGGTGAGGACTAGACGGACTACATAAAAGCAACTGAAACGGGCATCGGTGCAGTTGGCTACCTTTGAACTCCCATCCGCCCTGGGTACCCGCTCCGCTGGTGCCACCCACTACCCACCCGTTTCTTGGAACCTGCCCCCCGCCAGCCCCGCCCCTGGATTCTGCCCGTTCTTGTTTTCGCCCAGTTTGCCGGCACCTCGCTCTGGTTTGCCGGCAACAGCGTGCTGCCCGACTTACTCCGTCGCCCGGGCCTGCAGGGCGCTAGTCTGGGCGGGGTGGTGTCGGCGGTGCAGCTGGGCTTTATTGCCGGCACGCTGGTCTTTGCCCTGCTCACGCTGGCCGACCGGGTGCCGCCGGCCCGTCTGTTTCTGCTCAGCGCCCTGCTCGGTAGCCTGACCAACCTGGGCTTGCTCTGGCCCGAATTATCCGCGGCGGGGCTGCTGGGGCTGCGCTTTGCCACGGGTTTGTGTTTGGCCGGAATTTACCCGGTGGGCATGAAAATAGCGGCCGACTACTACGCCGGGGGGCTGGGCAAGGCGCTGGGGTTTCTGGTGGGGGCGCTGGTGCTGGGCACGGCCTTGCCCCACGGTCTGCGCTGGCTCGGAACCGGGCTGCCCTGGGCGGCGGTGGTGCTGGCCACCTCGGGCCTGGCCGCGGGTGGTGGAATCCTGCTCTGGCTGCTGGTGCCCAACGGTCCGTTTCGGCGGCCCGGCAGCCGGCTGGAGCCCGGGGCCGTGCGCGGTATCTGGCAGCACCCGCCGTTTCGGGCCGCGGCCCTGGGCTACTTCGGGCATATGTGGGAGCTTTACACGTTCTGGGCCTTCGTGCCGCTGCTGCTGACCGTGTATCGACAATTACACCCTGGGCCAGCTGAGCTGCCGGCTGGCTTGGCCTTTGGGGTCATTGCCAGCGGAGCCCTGGCCTGCGTGGGCAGTGGCTATTTGGCCCAGCGCTGGGGTTCCCTGCGGCCCGCCCGGCTGGCATTGTGGGTGTCCGGCGCGTGCTGCGTGCTGAGCCCGGTGCTGCTCCAGTTGCCGCCGTTTCTCTTTATAGCCGCTGTGCTGGTCTGGGGCCTGGCCGTGGTGGCCGATTCGCCGCAGTTTTCGGCTCTGGTGGCCCAGCAGGCCCCGACGGCCATCAAGGGCACGGCCCTCACGCTGGTCACCTGCCTGGGCTTTGCCCTGACCATTGTGAGCCTGCAACTATTTGGGGCCTTGCAAAGCGTGGTGGCTGGGCAATATCTGTTTCTGCTGCTGGCTCCGGGGCCGGTGCTGGGGCTGTGGGCTACGCGCAAAACAGCTGCCTCCGCCTAGAAACTACTTATTGGCCGTGGCTGACCTTGGCAACCTGGTAAGTGGCCGCGTTGAGTAGGACAACGAAGGTGCCCCCCTCGTAGCCCCAGGGCAAGGTGCCGCTGATGCACCAGTAGCCGTCCACCAAGTAGGCTTCGTACGGTCGTTGCGCAATAATATTCTTCCGGCCAAACTCCCGAAACGCCACTTTTTCGGCTACGGCAAGCGCCGTGGCCGTGTCGGGCGCTGCGGCCGAGGCACCGGCCAGCTTCGGCAGTCGGGCTTGAGCTACGCGCTGCCGGGCCACCTCCTCGCCGAGCACGAGGCGGCCCCGAAAACGTTGGGCGGGAGCCGGGAAGGCGACTAGGCTAAATAAGGCTACTGCCAGCGCGAGAGAATTGGTCATGAGAGTAATTATGCCGGCGCTCATTTGCCGTGCGTTACTTGGAGTACTTGGCTGTCCTTGGCATTCAGAATAATTTCGAAAACGCCGCCGTCACAGCCATTCGGTAACGTGCCGCTGACGTACCAGAACCCATCAATCAGGTAGGCCTCGTAAGGCCGCTGCCGAACGATGTTGTCCTTGCCGTAAATTCGGAACAGCAGGGGCTCGACTACCGTAACGGCCGTGGCTTGGTCGGGAAGCAGTACTGCTTGCAAGCCGGGCTTTGTGCGCAATACGGCCTACACATGCTTCCGGGCCGCCGCTTCTCCGGCTACCGAGCGGCCCTGGAAGCTTTGGGCCGAGGAAGTGAAGGGCGCCAGCAAGAGCAAAGCAGCCAGAGGAGCAAAGTATATGGTCATGTATGCGAGAGCAACAGCTAATAGTAGCGCGAACTGTCTAGCGGGCCCGAACGACAGTCGTTGATTCAGCGTAGGCTGCGCGAACTACAACCGGAGGTCGGCGCAGCTAAAGTACGCGCTACTACTGCGGCTTACGGTAAAAATACTCCTGCGCACCCTGCTCACCTTGCTGGCGGCGCTGGGCTTCCTGGGCGCGCAGCTCTACCCGCCGGATTTTGCCGCTGATGGTCTTGGGCAGCTCCGGCACAAACTCCAGAATCCGGGGCATCTTGTAGGGTGACAGCTGGGTGCGGCAGTAAGCAAACAGCTCGGCGGCCAAGCCTTCCCCGGCCGCCGAATCGGGGTGCAGAATGATGTAGGCTTTGATTTCGTGACCTTTGATGGGATGGGGGGAGCCCACCACGGCGGCTTCCACCACGGCCGGATGCTCTACCAGGGCGCTTTCCACTTCGAAAGGGCCCACGCGGTAGTCCGAGGACTTGATAACGTCGTCGTCGCGGCCTACGAACCAGAGGTAGCCGTCGGGGGTGCGGTAGGCTTTGTCGCCGGTGTAGTAGAGGCCGTGGCGAAACACGCTGGCCCCGCGCTCCGGCTCCCCGAAGTACTCCTTGAAAATGCCGTTGGGCCGGCCCGTATCCAGGCGCACGGCAATGTGACCCTCCTCGGTGTCGGGCAGCACGCGGCCTTCGTCGTCGGCAATAACCACCTCGTAGAGAAACGAAGGCTGGCCCATGGAGCCCAGCTGCACCCGGCGGCCGGGCAAATTATACACCATGGCCGTGCTTTCGGTTTGCCCGTACCCGTCCCGAATCAGCCGGCCGGTGCCGCGCTGCCAGGCCTCAATTACCTCCGGATTCAGCGGCTCGCCGGCGCTGACGCACTCCCGGAAGTGAAACTGGTACTGGGTCAGATCTTCCAGAATGAGCAGGCGCAGCACCGTGGGCGGGGCGCAGAACGTGGTGACGCCGTACTCGGCCAGGGCCCGCAGCAGGGGCGGGGCGGCGAATTTGCCGGTTTGGCGGTACACGAGCAACGTGGCGCCCACGCTCAGGGGCGCGAAAAAGCTGCTCCAGGCAAACTTGGCCCAGCCGGCCTGGGAGATGTTGCAGTGAATATCCGAGGAGTTAACCCCAATCCAGGCGGCGGTGCTCAGGTGGCCCACCGGGTAGGAAAAGTGGGTGTGGGTCACAATTTTGGGCAGGCCCGTAGTGCCCGAGGTGAAGAACAAAAACAGCGGGTCGTCGGCGCGGGTGGGGGCCGGCTCGGCGGCGGCCACCGCCGCATCAGCGGCCGGGAAGCTCACCCAGCCGGGGCGCTGGTCGGGGCCGACCAACATCTTCAACTGGATTTTCTGGCCGTGCAGCGCTTCGGCCTGGTCAATTTTTTCGGCATTTTCGGCGTCGGCAATGACTACGGTGGGCAGCAACCGGCTGAAGCGGTAGGCCAGGTCGGGCACGGCCATGATGGTGGCCGTCGGAATCAGGACTTGCCCGCCCTTGATGCCGGCCAGGTAAGTCAGCCACAGCTCGGGCACCACCGGCACCATCAGCAGCACGGCCTGCCCGGCTTGGACCTGCTGCCCGCGCCAGAAACCCAGCAGGCGGTTGGCTTGGGCACTGAGCTCGGCGTAAGTGAAG
Proteins encoded in this region:
- a CDS encoding DUF5916 domain-containing protein, which codes for MPCTATLRRLLLGLCVLLTLPARAQTTPGATPIAATAAPKKQLQAQRITEVIKLDGVLDEAVWQQAPVATDFVQQRPNPGVPERHKTEVRVLYDDANLYVGAIMHDISPDSILREMTARDQFGNSDLFSIFLDTYHDQLNGYNFTVTPAGVQLDARYSPAGGEDFNWNAVWDARTTQRGTDWVAEMRIPYSAIRFSKAPEQLWGLNFARQRKRDNAQYFWNEVKPAVNGFVNQWGELRGIRDVQPPLRLSLTPYISGYVNHNPLNAEGTRRTTTSFNGGADIKWGINESFTLDATLVPDFGQVQSDNQVLNLSPFEVQFAENRQFFTEGTELFSKGNLFYSRRVGATPIGFYDVEAGANEKIVRNPAESQLLNATKVSGRTSKGLGVGVFNAVSREMHATIRNTETGQEREVMTQPLSNYSIAVLDQSLKNNSYVSLINTNVTRAGRTYDANVTGGLFRFNDQKNAYALDGSVVYSRRRGQGFGNDEPINDQDGYKYTVGVGKISGNFTWDLNHRIESDSYNPNDLGILFGNNNITQSASVAYRKYQPFWKVNNMAFFGQIGHSLLYKPTRYQSLYFYNGFNTTFTKSFLQIGYDLQYNAKTHDFFEPRTERLGEYFVRVPAYTDFVAFVNSDTRKQFSYGLNAGVQYYAQDGGQPGRPRRTRYSFGAYPRYRVNNHLTFRYSLDWSQNHNQIGYVNGGLSDDEPLDQPFRGQILLGRRDVSTVSNVLSVAYTFTNRMSFTLRTRHYTSTVRYQDFTTLQPGGPETPADYQRRRDNTYNAFNVDAVYSWWFAPGSQISVVWKNANSPNIQANEFTPLYFRNLTNTINTPHNNSLSVKVLYYLDYLAFRKRRA
- a CDS encoding MFS transporter, whose protein sequence is MEPAPRQPRPWILPVLVFAQFAGTSLWFAGNSVLPDLLRRPGLQGASLGGVVSAVQLGFIAGTLVFALLTLADRVPPARLFLLSALLGSLTNLGLLWPELSAAGLLGLRFATGLCLAGIYPVGMKIAADYYAGGLGKALGFLVGALVLGTALPHGLRWLGTGLPWAAVVLATSGLAAGGGILLWLLVPNGPFRRPGSRLEPGAVRGIWQHPPFRAAALGYFGHMWELYTFWAFVPLLLTVYRQLHPGPAELPAGLAFGVIASGALACVGSGYLAQRWGSLRPARLALWVSGACCVLSPVLLQLPPFLFIAAVLVWGLAVVADSPQFSALVAQQAPTAIKGTALTLVTCLGFALTIVSLQLFGALQSVVAGQYLFLLLAPGPVLGLWATRKTAASA
- a CDS encoding NTF2 fold immunity protein; protein product: MTNSLALAVALFSLVAFPAPAQRFRGRLVLGEEVARQRVAQARLPKLAGASAAAPDTATALAVAEKVAFREFGRKNIIAQRPYEAYLVDGYWCISGTLPWGYEGGTFVVLLNAATYQVAKVSHGQ
- a CDS encoding YbbC/YhhH family protein → MQAVLLPDQATAVTVVEPLLFRIYGKDNIVRQRPYEAYLIDGFWYVSGTLPNGCDGGVFEIILNAKDSQVLQVTHGK
- a CDS encoding acyl-CoA synthetase → MQDYFQQFQRLTEAGHYDELARLPVPKPEFFNWTTDIFEGLHAARTPDKEALVLVGDDGTEQRFTYAELSAQANRLLGFWRGQQVQAGQAVLLMVPVVPELWLTYLAGIKGGQVLIPTATIMAVPDLAYRFSRLLPTVVIADAENAEKIDQAEALHGQKIQLKMLVGPDQRPGWVSFPAADAAVAAAEPAPTRADDPLFLFFTSGTTGLPKIVTHTHFSYPVGHLSTAAWIGVNSSDIHCNISQAGWAKFAWSSFFAPLSVGATLLVYRQTGKFAAPPLLRALAEYGVTTFCAPPTVLRLLILEDLTQYQFHFRECVSAGEPLNPEVIEAWQRGTGRLIRDGYGQTESTAMVYNLPGRRVQLGSMGQPSFLYEVVIADDEGRVLPDTEEGHIAVRLDTGRPNGIFKEYFGEPERGASVFRHGLYYTGDKAYRTPDGYLWFVGRDDDVIKSSDYRVGPFEVESALVEHPAVVEAAVVGSPHPIKGHEIKAYIILHPDSAAGEGLAAELFAYCRTQLSPYKMPRILEFVPELPKTISGKIRRVELRAQEAQRRQQGEQGAQEYFYRKPQ